From a single Populus trichocarpa isolate Nisqually-1 chromosome 17, P.trichocarpa_v4.1, whole genome shotgun sequence genomic region:
- the LOC18107118 gene encoding V-type proton ATPase subunit C, with product MASRYWAVSLPVQNSASSVWNNLQEQISKHSFDTPLYRFNIPNLRVGTLDSLLSLSDDLVRSNSFIEGVAQKIRRQIEELQRVSGVESNALTVDGVPVDSYLTRFVWDEAKYPTMSPLKEIVDSIHTQVAKIEDDLKVRVAEYNNVRSQLNAINRKQSGSLAVRDLSNLVKPEDIIVSENLVTLLAIVPKYSQKDWLASYETLTSYVVPRSSKKLYEDNEYALYTVTLFHRVADNFRTSSRDKGFQIRDIEHSSEAQENRKQELERIVQDQESLRSSLLQWCYTSYGEVFSSWMHFCAVRVFAESILRYGLPPSFLACVLSPSLKGEKKVRSILDGLGDSSNSTYWKSEDEVVGGMMGLGGDADTHPYVSFTINLV from the exons atggcgAGTCGATACTGGGCGGTTTCTCTTCCTGTTCAAAACTCAGCTTCTTCCGTATGGAACAATTTGCAAGAACAAATCTCCAAGCACTCCTTTGATACACCTCTCTACAGg TTTAATATCCCTAATCTTCGTGTTGGAACCCTCGATTCACTCCTCTCCCTTAGCGATGATCTCGTCagg TCAAATAGCTTTATAGAAGGAGTGGCACAGAAGATCAGAAGACAGATCGAGGAATTGCAGAGGGTATCGGGTGTGGAGAGCAATGCTTTGACAGTTGATGGTGTGCCAGTTGACTCATATCTAACCAG GTTTGTTTGGGATGAAGCTAAATATCCAACAATGTCACCTCTAAAGGAGATTGTGGATAGTATCCATACTCAAGTGGCAAAGATTGAAGATGACCTCAAG GTTCGTGTTGCTGAGTATAATAATGTACGCAGTCAGCTCAATGCTATCAATCGGAAGCAGAGTGGAAG CTTAGCTGTTCGTGATCTTTCCAATTTGGTGAAACCAGAGGACATTATTGTCTCTGAAAACCTCGTAACCCTCCTTGCAATTGTTCCCAAGTATTCACAAAAGGACTGGTTGGCAAGCTATGAAACGTTGACTAGCTATGtg GTTCCTAGGTCCTCAAAAAAGTTATATGAAGACAATGAATATGCTCTTTACACAGTAACACTATTTCATCGTGTGGCAGACAATTTTAGAACAAGTTCACGTGACAAAGGTTTCCAA ATTCGCGATATTGAACATAGTTCAGAAGCACAAGAGAATCGGAAGCAAGAGTTAGAGAGAATAGTGCAAGATCAAGAAAGTTTGAGAAGTTCTCTTTTGCAGTGGTGCTATACTAGTTATGGGGAG GTTTTCAGCTCTTGGATGCATTTTTGTGCTGTTCGTGTCTTTGCAGAGAGCATTCTAAGATATGGATTGCCACCATCATTCCTG GCTTGTGTTTTATCTCCCTCCTTGAAAGGCGAGAAGAAAGTGCGTTCAATTCTCGATGGATTGGGTGACAGTTCCAACAG CACATACTGGAAATCTGAAGATGAAGTGGTAGGAGGGATGATGGGTTTGGGAGGCGATGCTGATACTCATCCTTATGTGTCCTTCACAATCAATCTTGTCTGA